A stretch of the Paucidesulfovibrio longus DSM 6739 genome encodes the following:
- a CDS encoding tetratricopeptide repeat protein, whose translation MSDNITQKPIEPHELADEVTKEATPIFDALMRYKHVIAGVAGVVIAVAAIYTGVTLWNSYTHSSAKEKLGNILLTTSAQERIDALKDFVADAPEGVRNGATFELVGAQMQMGQLDDAVQTWDQLIARLENPELLALAKLGKARTLLLAGKAEEALAMAQGLRADTPESFAAPVNRIVAAAAEQAGNTQAALEAYQALLSGGQTADAEYLKYKISRLQAAQ comes from the coding sequence ATGTCTGACAACATCACGCAAAAGCCGATCGAGCCGCACGAGCTGGCCGACGAAGTCACCAAGGAAGCCACGCCCATCTTCGACGCCCTGATGCGCTACAAGCACGTCATCGCCGGAGTCGCGGGAGTGGTGATCGCCGTCGCCGCCATCTACACAGGCGTGACGCTCTGGAACTCCTACACGCATTCCTCCGCCAAGGAGAAGCTGGGCAACATCCTGCTGACCACCAGCGCGCAGGAGCGCATCGACGCGCTGAAGGACTTTGTCGCGGACGCCCCCGAAGGCGTGCGCAACGGAGCCACCTTCGAGCTGGTGGGGGCGCAGATGCAGATGGGCCAGCTCGACGACGCGGTCCAGACCTGGGACCAGCTCATCGCGCGTCTCGAAAACCCTGAACTGCTGGCCCTGGCCAAGCTCGGCAAGGCCCGGACCCTGCTGCTCGCGGGCAAGGCCGAGGAAGCCCTGGCCATGGCCCAGGGGCTGCGCGCCGACACGCCGGAATCCTTTGCCGCCCCGGTGAACCGCATCGTGGCCGCGGCCGCGGAGCAGGCCGGGAACACCCAGGCCGCCCTGGAAGCCTATCAGGCGCTGCTCTCCGGCGGACAGACCGCGGACGCGGAATACCTCAAATACAAGATCAGTCGCCTTCAGGCCGCTCAATAG